ATGTTCTCGTGCTCTGCAGAATGTTTAATAGCTCACAGTGCTGTTTGGATTCAAACACTGGAGAATATGgtaatgtgcccccccccccccccctcattatTGCCCCTGGCTTCTGTCCTCCGTGTGACACCCACTTCTTGGTCTCTTGTTACCCAGAAAGACCTGAGCTCACAGCCTCAGTGGAGGCTAGGAGGCGGAGCAGCAATTGTTTCATCACGTTGAAGTTGAAGAGTGTGGGGTTGTGAAAGCCAGGTGTGGACTGTTACCGCAGTTCATCTACTGAGTAACCTACTCAGTTGTGCTCAAacacgggagtcagatggctgagcggttagggaatcgggctagtaatctgaaggttgccagattgattcccggctgtgcaaaatgatgttgggtccttgggcaaggcatttcacgctacttgcctcggggagaatgtccctgtacttactgtaagtggctctggataagagcgtctgctaaatgaataaatgtaatgtaaatttaAACACATGCATACCTTAGCTGTGCATAAAGAAttgcacagcagagagagagagagagagagagagagagagagagagtgagagagagagagagagagagagagagagagagagcatgtgggTGCAGGGGTAGTACCCaaatgcaggagagagaggcagacgggTTCAAATAAACAAAAGGACAACAACAAGACTAGGACTGGACACACAACAGGAAACTAGAAACACTGCCACACAGGTGGACGCAATAACACAAACGAGCCAACCAAAACAACACAGCAATTACCaagacaggtgaagacaatgacacagAATACAGGAAAACACCCAGGGCAGGGAGAAACAGCACTTGTCGTACATAAGAATCACATTTTACTCATATTGTGTCTCTGGAACTCCCACCTCATaatctctttccccctcccccgtctctcatCTCCACATCGCTGGgtttgcctcctctctccctcttgcctcCCTCGTATCTCCCTCTTTGTCcctgtcttttcctctccctctaactctgtctccccctcccccgactacttctctctttcattctttccattctctctctctctcctctctcatcctgtgggttgaggggagggggtgtggagtgTGGGTGATTGAGGAGCCGCCTGTCAGCAGCGATGGAGTGTAAAAACTGATCTCCTGTCTGACACCACAGTGGCAGCTTCAGGCAGCGCAAAGGGGCAGCTCTTGTGATTCTGATCATTACCAACGCTGACCAACCAGGAAGCCTTGAGGGGaaaggaagaaggggggggtgtggagaaagagagactgagaaggagagagagaggggcaaatGAGCAGGTTAAACAAGAAGGaggaagtgagtgagagagagagagagagatagtgtcaGTGCCGCACTGTAAAGTGGCGAGGGGACGTCTGCAGAGAAGTGTGGGCTGGGTTCAGCTGGTATTTAAGAAGGGAACTTAGCTGAGGCTGCACAGCCTTTGACAAACAGGCAGAGGCAACTTGGATAAAAGCAACACTCAGGAAAGGTGCACACTTGCAGCAGCAACAAGTGGATCAGAAGCCTGCGCTCCTCTCTGACACTGCTTTTCCAGCACTGCCTCCAGGCTTTTCTCCCCAGGTTGTGGAGACTGCAGCTGGGCCAGAATGCTGTGGGCAGCAGTGCTACTGCTGCCAGTCCTGGGACTCTCTGATGGCCTGCCATCAGAGTGGATGCCAGGAGACTACGCGCCAACAGAGGGGGAAGCCCAACGGTTTGTCAACGACTACAACAGCACAGCAGAGCAAGTCTTCTTCCTCAGCACCAGTGCTAGCTGGACCTACAACACTAACTTGACGGACCACAATTCCCAGCTGCAGGTAGTGTACTGTTAACATTTACTTATAGATAAAATATGTAAGCCATTTTTTTGCTTTATCAAAAACCTTAAAAAGAACCTTGTGTGGTGTTTACGATTTGCCGGACCGCTCTCTTGTATCACGACTGCACCCACAGAGGGATGTCTGTTGGGCGAAGCCCTGCATGACTTAGGGGACTTTAGGATCACGCCTATTCATGGTCGTCCAGAATGACATGCCTCGTTACCACACTGCTGGGCCAACTCTGCATGTGCGTTTCTGGTGCCTTGAAAAGCAATTCGAACACATGTGGCTCGGGCGTCTTTGAGTCTTTGAAACGAGTTCCAAGGGAGGTTGGCAGAGTTTTGGGGCTGTGAGCAGGGGGAATcagccagtgtttaatcagatgTTTGGTAGTTCTAATGCCTGGTTCTATTTGTTTTCTGTTGGGCTATAAGGACAGGGTCTTTTCAGGTCCCCGTAAACCTTGCTTGCCACAAGGCTTCCATAAGACTTTGTCTTAGTTGAAGCTGTAGACATTTTTGAGGAGTTTGAGGATCTTTCCGCCAGAAAAGGCATTAGCTTACTGTCTCCAGATGGTTCTACTTTTaccatttcctctctctgtatGCTAGAGGGCCATTTGCATttccacacacagggagaggtgATGCAGGCTGGAAAACAGAGAGAATACCAGAATCCAGACAGTTGGTGGGATCAGTGAAAATGTGCATTTTTCCAGCACCGAGAAAAGAGATTTAGGAAGACAAACGCACACTCTCATGCACATGCATGGGCACaaacccatccacccacccgcccatccatccatccaaaccacctacacacacacacacacacacacacacacacacacacacacacacacataggatgaacacatacacagtgTCAAGCATCGACCGCCTTTGTCTAGTTTATTTTGCCTTCCCTTGTCAGGCAGCTGTCTCAACAGGGTTTTTACAACACCACCAGCCCAGCTTAGAGCTGGACTGCGGCACATGTCCAACACAACAGGTGTACGCTCTCCCCTGCCTCGCTCGGGTCACAGGGGTCATTCCACACAATGCCTGCCTCTCCCAGGAAGCACCCGGGACGTGAGGTGCAAGAAAAGCAAGCTTGGGTCCGACCTGTGAGCTGCCAGTTATGAACGCTATTATTCTGGACACTTCAAAGATAGGATCAAAGGGAATCAGGGGCTTTGAGCTTGATGGGGTTTGGCAGCCAGAGAGCAGCTTGTTCGCTGTGTTCAGCTCAGCCCTGGCACTGGATTAGCCAGGCTGACACTGGAGTGTGCTGGGATGTACACGACTGTCCACTCCTGCAAACGTGGTCCTTCTGGAAATCCCTAGGTGGAGCCATTCCCTGACATTGAGCTTAGTTTTTCTTCTAGTGGAAGTGAAATTCATTGTAGAATTTTGGAAAAGGAAAACTACTCTGGCACAGAGAAACAAGCAGGCATGTATGTTGGTGAGCATGACTAGTTTGttggccacacaaacacacaccaacacacatacctgcacgcgcacacacacacacgaacatgcACGCACTCACTCCTCGCTGCTTCAGAGGTGGTAGATCATTTCATCTCAGTGCAAATGAGAAACGAAAACAGGATCAAACGGCAGGAGGCCTGGTCTTAGGGTTTATAATCAGCTTGTCAGAACGGGAGACCTAAAGCAGCCGCAGTGATTGTGGACGACCCTCGGCCCTTTGACACACTGCTGGAATATCAACCAAGCCCTTTGTAACTGGCACTGCCCGTCTAAAACCATCGAGGGTTTGCTCTTTAGGAAGCTGCCTTGGTTCAGCTCACACTTTACAAAAACTGAGCTCCTCAAACTCAAAGAAGTttcttctctgcctttttaTTCAGTAGTTGTTCTGAAGTGAACGTTACACTCTTAAAGAAAATAATTTTTGGAAATTCCCTTTTAGAGGGAACAACGGAGTTGGGCCAGATgtgaccatacacacacacagagactttgAGAGGAGTACATTATACAGtatgagagaaaaaagaaaatgtatgtaGGTTTTTATTGCTGCAGAATGTGTAAAGAAAAGAAGTATCTATAAACCATAACAGAATGGGGAAAGAACAAATATGAAGTGTCTATAAACCATAACGACTTTATAATGTAATTTAATGTTTTACAGCCTGGAAGGGaacagagagcaagaaaggtAGAACAAAAGAGACGGAacatgaaagagagggagacagagaggagtagACAGAGAGATTGAGTTGATGCATTACACTGTGTCCGGTTCACTGTGGGTTAATCAGTAGGAGATAGATGGACCATTCTATCAGTTCTGGGGCAAATGTCAGTGATTTGACAGAGATGTTATGATGCACTATGGTTCAAAAGACACTGCTAGTTTGTGAGTGAGTAATGTGTTATGTGAAATCATTTGTTGCACAATACTGGATCTGACATGCAATATGGACCTCAGCAGGACTAAAATGGCTGTGGTTTTGGTCCCACACCTGGACCAGTGAATATGCACATGACTCGTGATGCAGGGGGGTGATTGTGGTTTCTGCTACAGCAGTCATCCAGACATGAATTCCTGACAGCCTTTTAACATCTTGTCAGCTGACTGGTGCTGCAAACCAAGGTTTATTTGGTCATCATGATGAGAACTCAAACTGTCACACCTGGTATACTGTGTCGCTGTCGGTGCTATAATGATAAAAGAACAGGTTCAATGTAGCATGGCCTTGTCTCAGAGAACTCTTCAATCCATCACTATCACACAGAACAGCAGTCATTAGACCACAGTCTACACATTGACCTTCCCTGTAACAATAGTGGCTGTGTCGGCAGGTGCCGTGAAGGCTTCTGGGAGGACATTGTAAGTGCCATTAACATTGACCTCACTCTAACTGAGGTTGTTATTTCCTGACCCAGCCTTGCTCCTCTCTGTGACACTTCGAAAGCCCTCCAGAGCAGAAAGGCATGGCCTTTCAGCAACAGTCAAGATCAAATAGTAAATCCAATTAAAAGATTTTTTAATTTAAGATTAGATTCATAAAATAGTTTGATGTATTTCGTTTCCAAACAAGTTTGGGGTAAACCCAGTGTACTTTCTCAGCAGCTTGAGTTTTGAGGGGATGATTCACCTTGATTATCCCGAAGACATCGACACGCTGATTACTAGGCTGGGATTGGTTGTGTCTGCAGGTGGCTGCATCTCTGGAGGAGCAGGCCTTCACAGAAGCCTGGGGGAAGAAGGCCAAACAAGTCTTCCCTGACGCGACCCTCAATGGCTTCGCTCCCGAGTTGCAGAAGCTCATTAAGAAAATCAACGAGCTGGGAGCTGCCAATCTCCCCACCACTGAAAGAGAGGAGGTCAGTGTCTTCATATGTGCGAAAGCTGAATCATAAGATTAATTATATCAGTGTTGTAATGGGCGGAACTGTTTCCTGTATCTGGGGATGACATTAACTTTGCATCAGATTTGAGATGAAGGGGATGATTCTTAACTGCTGCTACTTCTGCATTGTTTCACTGATATGATGTTAGATCATATTTCTTAAGTAGACTATAACAGTTTTTGTTTCAGTTTGAAGTTAATGTTCTTTTTCCCCAACGATTTCCCAGTACAACACCATTCTCAGCACCATGGACAAAATATATTCTACAGCCAAAGTGTGCCCCACACCTGGAGAACCTTGCTGGAATCTTGAGCCAGGTACGCGTTGATTAAATACAATGTTACTAAACCACATAGCGATCCCTTAAACATACAACTGAACACTTCTTCTTCACGTCTAGAATTAAAGGTGTTAGCAAATTGAGTCGAAAAGGGAAATTCCTTCACTCAATATCAATATCAGCATCTGTGAACTTTAACAGTAATTTAAAGGCTTTTAGGCCATCACATTTTCACATATGGATTGTCTATTTTATACTACTTTTATACTCGGACAAAGTTCTAGTCTAACAAAGAGAAGTAGGCAGAGATCGAAAGGAGGAATACTCCAACAGAATAACAAGAGAAGCGGTGCAGAGGGAGTGATTGTATCGACTTGAGGaaaagaaacaggaagaggacaATTAGTCTGAGCTGGATGAAGCTCGTTAGGATGGTGGGTAAAAAGGCTACACAAACAGCATGATGGAAGTCCGCTACTCAGGGCACTCTAAAACACATCGACTTCATTTATCTTTCTCAATAATCGAAGTGTTTCAACAACAGGTCTGTGTCTCAACATGCTGCTGTAGCCAAACACTAATGGAAAACTCACAATGCCAAAATACACACCTTAATGTGTTGTGTTTGCAGTGTTCTCATAAACTACTGTAAAACCCACAATCAGGATTCAGTAGAGTTGTTGTCACAGTGAAATACATACAATGTACTGAAAATAAATGTCAAAGGTTCCTTAAGCAAAGGCATGCAAGACTAAACCAACACTCCTACAAGCACAGACAAATTATAACCTGGCTACCACCAGGACAACCTACAGTTTAACGTGAGTTAAGATCAACAAAACTGAACATTGGGTAAAAGTCAGAAAgtagctgcccccccccccccacacacacacacacaccctcccaaaacacacacacgcacacgcctaCACCACCTTTATTATCATAACAGACGGAAACCCTTGGGGGTTGGCCACACCAAGGGGTCATCTCCTTTTTCCACACAGCTCACTAGCCCACTTTGTTCCACGGCCTTCAATTTCCCCTTCTCATCACACTCCCTTTGTGTGTCTGGCCTTTAAACAGAGATGTTGTTTTAGGGAAGCTTTAGTCTCCCGTCACCATAACTCAGGGCAAATCTCGGTGCTAACGTGTGTGCTAcgctcctctgtctctgaggAATAGTGTCACACAAGTCATGTAAACATTCAAAACCTCAGACGTGTTTACGTAGCACACTGTGCATCTGCGGTCAGTGCCATTGGTAGCACTTGCTAGCCACCCACGTGGAGTGTTTTTAAAGCAGAACTAGTTTATGTGAGCATTGTTAAGATTCCCCCTCtacctgtttctcttcccccaGAGGTATCCCAAATCATGGCCACCTCTCGAAGCTACAAGCGGCTGCTGTACGCGTGGGAGGGCTGGCACAATGCCTCGGGGGTGCCCCTCAGGCAGCACTACCCCAGGTTTGTGGAGCTCAGCAACAAGGCTTCCCTCGCTGACGGTAAGATCTCACACCATGTTGATCTTTAACCCACGGGATAACTGTCGAGCATGCTGCTAACATTAGCTGAAAGCTAGCTTTGATTTGAGGTTGGACGTTGTGATTGGATACGATGACACGTTTCGAAGGGACATCTGTGGTTAGAATGAGAACGAggttatactgtgtgtgtgagagaaagagtaatgaaaaggaaagagggagaaaagaagaatagatgatggatggatgaaaggtCATCATTTAGGACTGTCGTCTGCTTCATGTGTAGGCCATGCTGACACTGGGGCGTACTGGCGCTCGTGGTACGAGTCGGCCACCTTCGAGAACGATCTGGAACAGATCTACAAAACCATCCAGCCACTTTACAACAACCTGCACGCCTTCGTACGCAGGAAGCTGTACAATCACTACGGCCCCAAGTACATCAACCTCAAAGGACCAATCCCAGCTCACTTGTTAGGTACAGCATCTTCTCACTATCTCTCCTGTCTCGAGCAGAGATGAGATCTGTGTTCCTTAAAACTCTTAGTCCAAGATAAATATTGATCAAACAAATCTTGTTTTAATCTAAAATGGAAAATGTAGAGGATATTAACCCGAAAATTagcaaaacattttttgtttgcTCATTTTCTCATGCTGCTAATTGAGTTCACAGGCTAGCATCCTTTACAGCTGTGTGCAGTCAGTGTGTAAGTAAGTGAGGGGAAACAGAGATTCACCGACTTTATATGGCCTTCCACCTTTCCTTCAGGTAACATGTGGTCTCAAACCTGGAACAACATCTATGACATGATGATCCCCTTCCCTGGCAAACCCAATGTGGACGTGACGGACGAGATGTTGAAACAAGTACGTGTGTTAAAGTGAAGACTGTTATTGTGTGCGTGCGCTGTATCGTTTGTATTTCACAGTAAAAACTGGATGTGTCCAAGACCGATTTCCATCGGGACGATCAAATCCATCTACACATTCTAATGTTATTTTATCTGTCCTCTCTCTACttgtctctgtcttctctgtctgtctctgtcagggCTATAATTCCACTCACATGTTTCGTGTGGCTGAGGAGTTCTTCACATCTCTGGGCCTGATCGAGATGCCTGACAAGTTCTGGGAAAAGTCCATGTTGGAGAAGCCTGAAGGTCGAGAGGTTGTGTGTCACGCCTCCGCCTGGGACTTCTACAACCGAGAGGACTTCAGGTCAGCTTACAGATCCTTTTTTTTTTGGCGTGGCAAAAGAGACTCTTTCAACGTAACTGCATCTTTAGCAGAGAAGTGAGCAAGGAACATGAATGAGCATACCTGtgttaaaaaagaaagaaaaaaaagatcaatATTATCATGAATCTATAGCAAATCATTTATTCAAATGAGCAGATAAACAGTGCCATATTGTAtaaagacccccccccacacactcacacacccccttcccccccccccccgcccttcaGGATCAAACAGTGCACCACGGTGACCATGGAGCAGCTCTTCACTGTGCACCACGAGATGGGTCATGTGGAGTACTACCTGCAGTACAAGGACCTGCCCGTCAGCTTCCGCCGAGGGGCCAACCCTGGCTTCCATGAGGCCATAGGGGACGTGCTgtccctctccgtctccaccCCCAAGCACCTCAACACCATCGGCCTGCTGCCAACGCTGGTGAACGATGAAGGTACAATTACTACACCCAGAATCTATATATATAATATGCtgctatatacagtacatattacTATATCCCACAGGGACTGTGACCCTGGAAGTTCAGACTGTAAGGAAATACAGTTTGGTGTTGcttaaaaagtgtgtgtgtgtgtgtacatctgtgtgtgtgtgtgcagagagtgACATCAACTACCTGCTGAAGATGGCGTTGGAAAAGATGGCCTTCCTCCCCTTCGGCTATCTGATTGaccagtggaggtggggggtgttcAGTGGCCGAACCCCCCCAGAGCGCTACAACGCTGAGTGGTGGAACCTCAGGTCAGTGCCATGTATTTCGAACCACATGCTTGGCTGAACGAGGGAAAGGAAATCATCTCCTTTTACACGAGTTGAAGCCGTTATGTGTAAATGACCTTCTAAGTAGGCATAATAATCGAAATGTCCTTTAGATTAGCATTGCTCTGTTGATACTGACACCGTTGCTGACTGCTTTAGAGGTGTGGGAGAATGactggggtttttttttttttttttaagaacaaAATACCAGGGGATCTGCCCTCCAACGAGACGCACAGAGGAACACTTTGACGCTGGGGCGAAATACCACATTCCTGGAAACACTCCATACATCAGGTACTGGAGGACCCGGTTTAAGCCcacttgcacacatacacacacgcacacaaacacacacatagattgGGTTACTGTAATGTCATTGACATTGACTAACTTGGCTTCACCCTTGCAGGTATTTTGTGAGTTTCATCCTGCAGTTCCAGTTCCATGAGAAGCTGTGTCAGGCCGCAAACCACACGGGGCCCCTGCATACATGTGACATCTACAGGTCCAAAGAGGCAGGAGCCATCTTAGCGTGAGTAATCTGAAGATGGCCTGCTCTCTATTCGACTAAGGGCCAACCTAAATTTTCATTTCCGACTGTAATGGAGGTTTACTCAGACGATGTGTCATgacgttttctttttctttttctatggaTTCAAACATCTTTGGAAGGAAACCCTCCAAAGATGTTGGAGCTGAGTGATCAGAGACCAGGTGTTTTCTTTCCCCTATCCCAGGAAGGTGCTTCAGTCTGGGTCTTCCAAACCCTGGGAGGAAGTTCTAGAAGATGCTCTCGGAACACGGAAGATGGATGCCAGTTCGCTCATGAAATACTTTGAGCCAATCACCATCTGGCTGGAGGAGCAGAACCAGGCCCAGAACGAGACCCTGGGTTGGCCTGACTTCAACTGGGTCCCGCCCATGCCAGAGGGCTACCCCGAGGATATTGGTGAGAGATGAGTGATCTCATCATTTCAGTTGTTTACAGTATATGACTCctgtgtttcccacagaatgaattcacctctttaaaattgaaagtTCAATTTATTTTAATGGATAAAAAAAACGGAGCCAAAAAGTCAAGGTTTGGACATTCAggttgtagtgagagagagaacgcaaGCGGGGCAAGCAGGGTCTGAGCGAGCAGCTCTCCAAACAAATCACCGTACCAAGCCCTGACTGCATTGCCTTGCCTGAGCCCGAACATGTGTTTCCAGATAAAATAGCTGATGAGGTGCAGGCCAAGGCCTTCCTGGCAGAGTACAACAGCACAGCAGAGGTGGTGTGGAACGACTATACTGAGGCCTCGTGGACCTACAACACTGACATCACTGAAGCAAACAAGCAGAACATGGTGAgacttgatctctctctctctctctctctctctctctctctctctctctctctctctctctctctctctctctctctccctctgtctctcttttcttctgacTCAACGCACACTCACTTCTTCAAAATGGTGTGTGTACTATACGGCTTTGTCTCCAGCTTCAGAAAAACCTGGACATGTCCAACCACACACTGACCTATGGGATGAAGGCCCGCAATTACGACACCACAGACTTCCAGGACGCCTCCGTCAAGCGAATCCTAAACAAGCTGAGTGACATTGAGAGGGCGGGACTTCCTGATCATGAACTGATAGAGGTGAGAGGGTTTCGAAATGCATCTGGGACGCGGCAGCTTCAGTGTTCGGACTGGAAGCTCACCAGAATAGATGTCATGGATTGTCTCCACCATAATAGCGCTTTTTTCAACTTCTTCTTCTAGTACAACAATCTGCTGGCCAACATGGAAACTAAGTACAGCGTGGCTAAAGTGTGTCGAGAAAACGGGACCTGCCACCCTCTCGACCCAGGTGAGAGTCTGTCTGGCAATGCCTTAGCTTGCCCCATGCATGACGTCAGTTAGAGCATCCAGCTGGATGAGGCTCCACATGGCTCTGGTGTTCACCGAGTGGGAGGCCAAAGGAGAACACATCCAATGCTTTTCTTGGCCTCTCGAACCATGCAGTGCAGCCGTTGCTTCCCCCCCCGAGGCTTGAGAGAAGCTGTAATAAACAAGGGCGTGTCTTGGTTCCAGACCTCCAGAAGATCATGGCAGAGTCCAGGGACTACAAGGAGCTGCTGTTTGCCTGGCAGGGCTGGAGGAATGCCTCGGGCCGGGCCCTGCGCCAGGACTACCAGAGATACGTGGAGCTGGCCAACAAAGCCGCCACACTCAACGGTAcgacatttcaaaataaaagccccGGTACCCACAGATGTGGGTCGGGCCGGTCGTTGGTAAGGATCGATTGCTCTGGATTCCATGAGATTGTCCGAACCGCTGGGACCCAAAGAAGCATACTGGCGTTCATGTTGGATTGGGTTAATCGTACCGTCCAAACGTCCCCTCTCATCTCAGCGACCGTGTGTTTTCAGGTCACTCTGACAACGGAGCCTTCTGGCGCTCCCTGTACGAGACGCCCACGTTCGAGCAGGACCTGGAGCGCCTGTGGAAGGAACTGGAACCCCTCTACCTCAACGTGCACG
This DNA window, taken from Hypomesus transpacificus isolate Combined female chromosome 13, fHypTra1, whole genome shotgun sequence, encodes the following:
- the ace gene encoding angiotensin-converting enzyme, with the protein product MLWAAVLLLPVLGLSDGLPSEWMPGDYAPTEGEAQRFVNDYNSTAEQVFFLSTSASWTYNTNLTDHNSQLQVAASLEEQAFTEAWGKKAKQVFPDATLNGFAPELQKLIKKINELGAANLPTTEREEYNTILSTMDKIYSTAKVCPTPGEPCWNLEPEVSQIMATSRSYKRLLYAWEGWHNASGVPLRQHYPRFVELSNKASLADGHADTGAYWRSWYESATFENDLEQIYKTIQPLYNNLHAFVRRKLYNHYGPKYINLKGPIPAHLLGNMWSQTWNNIYDMMIPFPGKPNVDVTDEMLKQGYNSTHMFRVAEEFFTSLGLIEMPDKFWEKSMLEKPEGREVVCHASAWDFYNREDFRIKQCTTVTMEQLFTVHHEMGHVEYYLQYKDLPVSFRRGANPGFHEAIGDVLSLSVSTPKHLNTIGLLPTLVNDEESDINYLLKMALEKMAFLPFGYLIDQWRWGVFSGRTPPERYNAEWWNLRTKYQGICPPTRRTEEHFDAGAKYHIPGNTPYIRYFVSFILQFQFHEKLCQAANHTGPLHTCDIYRSKEAGAILAKVLQSGSSKPWEEVLEDALGTRKMDASSLMKYFEPITIWLEEQNQAQNETLGWPDFNWVPPMPEGYPEDIDKIADEVQAKAFLAEYNSTAEVVWNDYTEASWTYNTDITEANKQNMLQKNLDMSNHTLTYGMKARNYDTTDFQDASVKRILNKLSDIERAGLPDHELIEYNNLLANMETKYSVAKVCRENGTCHPLDPDLQKIMAESRDYKELLFAWQGWRNASGRALRQDYQRYVELANKAATLNGHSDNGAFWRSLYETPTFEQDLERLWKELEPLYLNVHAYVRRSLYKKYGANHINLKGPIPAHLLGNMWAQTWSGIMDLAIPYPDATQVDATPAMVKQGWNATRMFQESDNFFQSLGLIPMPPEFWNKSMLEKPEGREVVCHASAWDFYNRKDFRIKQCTVVTMDDLITVHHEMGHVQYFLQYKDQPISFRDGANPGFHEAIGDVLALSVATPKHLQSIGLLDKVESNHESDINFLMSIALDKIAFLPFGYLMDQWRWKVFDGRIPETEYNKEWWNLRMKYQGLCPPVARTEMDFDPGAKFHIPANVPYVRYFVSFIIQFQFHQALCNAAKHVGPLHTCDIYKSKEAGKLLGDVMKLGFSEPWPEAMAMITGQPHMSALPLVEYFKPLTDWLEAENNKNGEVRGWPEYDWKPPTDTAIAPPTAPPTPGPSSTPGPQEGKVDFLGMSLDSAAAAAGQWVLLVLGLVLLVATIFIGYKYRKSTGVKRTCDSDRCSSKMELNQK